A genomic stretch from Maledivibacter sp. includes:
- a CDS encoding ABC transporter ATP-binding protein/permease: MFLTIKRIINICGSYKQNLVSGIIYSVFYSIFQSISLFAILYTLIHIEGLTLTIIHNGFFILLIGFIGQFIFKWLITIKMSGNGYYVYAEKRLEIGEKLKKAPMGYFNDQTLGNINTALTSSMSFLENFSMVAVENMVIGILQAFLTTIILFYFRWEIGLITLIGLLISQLILHIVKKKTASHAIQLHNTKESMVSRVIEYIRGIPIIRIFGANIGLVNELDKSLENDRDASISIEKKVMPWVNIYKGVFDIASGMVIMMTGYLFLEGRLTFPIAVLFLISAFVIYQQMKTMGNCAFLLPMIEEGLNRLETVTNISEISGGDKKFPLEDYTIEMSHVSFGYEKDRKIIHDLSLKIPKGSKTAIIGPSGCGKTTLCRLLMRFWDVDSGSIKFGGEEVKNISSDSLMNHISTVFQKVYLFNDTIENNIKFGKPEATYDEVVEAAKKACCYDFIMDLPKGFDTVVGESGSTLSGGEKQRISIARAMLKDAYIVILDEITSSIDPENEHKLLKAIDELTRNKTVISIAHRLSTVKEADQIVVMDDGRITQLGTHDGLIQKEGIYKRFIDIRQQSAGWQI; this comes from the coding sequence ATGTTTCTTACAATAAAGAGAATTATCAATATATGTGGTTCCTATAAACAAAATCTAGTTTCTGGTATCATATACAGTGTATTTTACTCAATTTTTCAAAGTATATCCTTGTTTGCTATCTTATATACTTTGATTCATATTGAAGGTCTTACCTTAACTATTATCCATAATGGTTTTTTCATACTATTGATAGGGTTTATTGGACAATTCATTTTCAAGTGGCTAATTACCATAAAAATGAGTGGAAATGGCTATTATGTATATGCTGAAAAAAGACTAGAAATTGGTGAAAAATTAAAAAAGGCTCCAATGGGCTATTTTAATGATCAAACTTTAGGAAATATTAATACAGCCTTAACATCTTCCATGTCATTCCTGGAAAATTTCAGCATGGTAGCAGTAGAAAATATGGTTATTGGAATCTTACAGGCTTTTCTAACAACAATTATTTTATTTTACTTCAGATGGGAAATAGGTCTGATTACACTAATAGGGCTTCTTATTTCTCAGCTAATTTTACATATTGTCAAAAAGAAAACTGCTAGTCATGCTATACAATTGCATAATACAAAGGAATCCATGGTTTCAAGAGTAATTGAGTATATAAGAGGAATCCCTATTATTAGGATTTTTGGAGCCAATATAGGGCTTGTAAATGAACTAGATAAGTCATTAGAAAATGATAGGGATGCTAGTATTTCTATAGAAAAAAAAGTGATGCCATGGGTAAATATTTATAAAGGTGTATTTGATATCGCTAGCGGTATGGTCATAATGATGACTGGTTATCTTTTTCTGGAAGGGAGACTAACATTCCCCATTGCAGTGTTGTTTCTGATTTCTGCATTTGTCATCTATCAGCAAATGAAGACCATGGGAAACTGTGCATTTCTACTTCCTATGATTGAAGAAGGATTAAACCGTTTGGAAACTGTAACGAATATTTCAGAAATCAGTGGAGGAGATAAAAAATTTCCCCTTGAGGATTATACTATTGAAATGTCCCATGTTTCCTTTGGATATGAAAAGGATAGAAAGATAATACATGATCTAAGTCTTAAGATTCCAAAGGGGTCTAAAACAGCTATTATTGGCCCCTCAGGTTGTGGTAAAACTACTCTGTGTAGACTTCTGATGCGTTTCTGGGATGTGGACAGTGGAAGTATTAAATTTGGTGGTGAGGAGGTGAAAAATATTTCCTCAGATTCATTAATGAATCATATTAGTACTGTTTTTCAGAAGGTTTACTTGTTTAACGACACCATAGAAAATAATATTAAATTTGGAAAGCCAGAGGCTACATATGATGAGGTTGTAGAAGCCGCTAAAAAAGCTTGTTGCTATGATTTTATTATGGACTTGCCAAAGGGTTTTGATACTGTTGTTGGAGAAAGTGGCTCAACGCTTTCTGGAGGTGAAAAGCAAAGAATTTCCATCGCTAGAGCAATGTTAAAGGATGCATATATAGTGATTTTAGACGAAATAACATCCAGCATTGATCCAGAAAATGAGCATAAATTATTAAAGGCAATTGATGAATTGACAAGAAATAAGACCGTCATCAGTATTGCCCATAGACTATCAACAGTTAAGGAAGCCGATCAGATTGTGGTTATGGATGATGGTAGGATTACACAGCTTGGCACCCATGACGGGTTAATTCAAAAAGAAGGGATCTATAAGCGATTTATTGATATTAGGCAGCAATCTGCTGGATGGCAGATTTGA
- a CDS encoding MptD family putative ECF transporter S component, which produces MEKSKKINAKDLINVGIYTALYLVVFFVVGMLTAIPILYPALFVIWPIVTGIPFMLFLTKVEKPGMISIMSLILAVFWFMMGYTWIGFTFFLVFGLLSEIFFKAAQYKNFKLITIGYWIFSCGGLGAPANIWLAGDDYMTSIREHMGDQFTDQLIHYMPWWMGIVAFGLLFIGSVIGALLGRKMLKKHFQRAGIV; this is translated from the coding sequence ATGGAAAAATCAAAAAAAATCAATGCAAAGGACCTTATTAATGTAGGTATTTACACCGCTTTATACCTTGTTGTATTCTTTGTTGTAGGGATGCTGACTGCAATTCCCATTCTTTATCCAGCTTTATTTGTAATATGGCCAATTGTTACAGGTATCCCCTTTATGTTGTTTCTAACTAAAGTAGAAAAACCTGGCATGATATCTATAATGTCACTGATTTTAGCTGTATTTTGGTTCATGATGGGTTATACCTGGATAGGATTTACCTTTTTTCTTGTATTTGGACTACTCTCAGAAATATTCTTTAAAGCAGCTCAGTACAAAAACTTCAAACTAATTACTATTGGATACTGGATATTCAGTTGTGGAGGTCTCGGAGCCCCAGCTAATATATGGCTTGCAGGGGATGATTATATGACCTCTATACGTGAACATATGGGAGATCAGTTTACTGATCAATTAATACATTATATGCCTTGGTGGATGGGCATCGTGGCATTTGGATTGCTTTTCATAGGTTCTGTCATTGGTGCTTTACTTGGTAGAAAAATGTTGAAAAAACATTTTCAAAGAGCAGGAATTGTATAA
- a CDS encoding energy-coupling factor transporter transmembrane protein EcfT has product MEQYVAYYPHPKKGFQLDPRTKILFMAFVTTLMFYAYDNIALVTALGAIPFILLLLNSQRKTALIYGGLFILAIIAVQLKDMVSLPQVLNSILVLLIALVMRLFPTFMLGYYIIESTKANEFITAMKRWHVSENLIIPVTVVFRFIPTIQEEYRFITDAMRMREIQLGTKKFYQNPGVFLEYRLIPLMISIVKIGEELSAAALTRGLGSSVKRTNIAIIGFGIYDGLIFAISILLLIWTFL; this is encoded by the coding sequence ATGGAACAATACGTTGCTTATTATCCACACCCAAAGAAGGGATTCCAGCTTGATCCACGGACAAAAATATTGTTTATGGCATTTGTAACTACATTGATGTTCTATGCGTATGATAACATCGCCCTTGTTACGGCACTTGGTGCCATACCCTTCATATTGCTACTTTTGAATTCTCAAAGAAAAACAGCCCTCATCTATGGGGGGTTGTTTATTCTTGCTATTATTGCAGTACAACTGAAGGACATGGTTTCCCTACCACAAGTTCTAAATTCCATCTTGGTGCTACTTATTGCCCTGGTTATGAGGTTGTTTCCTACATTCATGCTAGGATATTATATTATTGAGTCCACAAAGGCAAATGAGTTTATCACCGCGATGAAACGATGGCATGTATCTGAAAATTTAATTATACCTGTAACGGTTGTATTCCGTTTCATCCCAACCATCCAGGAGGAATACCGTTTTATAACGGATGCTATGCGTATGAGGGAAATCCAATTAGGTACAAAGAAATTTTATCAAAATCCAGGTGTATTCCTAGAATATCGTTTAATTCCCCTAATGATATCCATTGTTAAAATCGGCGAAGAACTTTCTGCCGCGGCTTTAACAAGAGGGCTAGGGAGTTCTGTAAAAAGAACAAATATTGCTATTATTGGTTTCGGTATTTATGATGGACTAATTTTTGCTATATCTATTTTACTGTTGATATGGACATTCTTGTAA
- a CDS encoding ABC transporter ATP-binding protein — protein sequence MIEFKNVSFTYHSDEIKSGIKNVNLKIPTGQVVLFCGKSGCGKTTLTRLINGLIPEYYEGSLHGEVLIDNIIASKSPLYEVSKKVGSVFQNPRSQFFNVDSTSEIAFGCENMGLPVDTIYDRIGKVVSELKINELMDRNLFELSGGEKQKIACASVSAMEPEVFVLDEPSSNLDMAAIRDLKQAIEDWKKKGKTIIIAEHRLYYLMELADRVIYMKNGEIIRDMTIDKFKQIDDNNINNMGLRSLHPTISTTSMSPLSDQEIQLTNFYFSYEKKEAVNIPSLAFPKGSIIGVLGNNGAGKTTFARCLCGLTKKSKGTMIYNGKKYEAKERIRICYMVMQDVNHQLFTESVLDEIILSMEGKDETANTDAAIEILKSLELLELKDLHPMSLSGGQKQRVAIGSAIASSKEILLFDEPTSGLDYTHMVEVANLIKELSDMDKTILIVSHDPELINRVCNYFIFIKDGTVQWSGKPIDNKNRLLHHF from the coding sequence GTGATTGAATTTAAGAATGTTTCGTTTACTTATCACAGTGACGAAATAAAAAGTGGTATAAAAAATGTGAATTTAAAAATTCCTACTGGCCAGGTTGTTCTATTTTGTGGAAAATCTGGATGTGGGAAGACTACCCTTACAAGATTAATTAATGGGCTGATTCCAGAATATTATGAGGGGTCATTGCATGGAGAAGTTTTAATAGATAATATAATTGCATCAAAATCCCCATTATATGAGGTATCTAAAAAAGTAGGTTCAGTTTTTCAAAATCCACGATCTCAATTTTTCAATGTAGATTCAACAAGTGAGATTGCCTTTGGTTGTGAAAATATGGGGCTTCCTGTGGATACAATATATGACCGTATCGGAAAGGTAGTAAGTGAGCTTAAAATTAATGAATTAATGGATAGAAACCTATTTGAGCTATCCGGTGGAGAAAAACAAAAAATAGCATGTGCTTCGGTTTCAGCTATGGAGCCTGAAGTTTTTGTATTGGATGAGCCATCGTCAAATCTAGATATGGCAGCTATTAGGGATTTGAAACAAGCAATTGAAGATTGGAAAAAAAAGGGCAAAACAATTATTATTGCAGAACACAGGCTTTACTATTTAATGGAATTAGCAGATCGTGTCATATATATGAAAAATGGTGAAATTATTAGGGATATGACGATAGATAAATTTAAACAAATTGATGATAATAATATCAATAATATGGGTTTACGTTCTCTACACCCCACAATTTCCACTACTAGTATGTCACCCTTATCGGATCAAGAAATTCAACTTACTAATTTCTATTTTTCTTATGAAAAAAAAGAAGCTGTGAATATCCCTAGTCTGGCATTTCCCAAAGGCTCCATTATTGGAGTTTTAGGAAATAACGGAGCTGGAAAAACTACCTTTGCAAGATGTTTGTGTGGGCTGACTAAAAAGTCAAAGGGTACAATGATCTATAATGGTAAGAAATATGAAGCCAAGGAAAGAATACGAATTTGTTATATGGTTATGCAGGATGTAAATCATCAGCTTTTTACTGAAAGTGTATTAGATGAGATTATACTTAGTATGGAAGGAAAGGATGAAACAGCTAATACTGATGCAGCCATAGAAATCCTAAAAAGTCTAGAACTGCTAGAATTAAAGGATTTACACCCAATGTCTTTATCCGGTGGTCAAAAGCAACGAGTTGCTATAGGCAGTGCTATAGCCTCCAGTAAAGAAATCCTATTATTTGATGAACCAACAAGTGGATTAGATTATACACATATGGTTGAGGTTGCTAATTTGATTAAGGAATTATCGGACATGGATAAGACAATTTTGATTGTTTCCCATGATCCCGAGTTGATAAATAGGGTATGTAATTATTTTATTTTCATTAAAGATGGCACCGTGCAGTGGTCTGGGAAACCCATAGACAATAAAAATAGATTATTACACCATTTTTAA
- a CDS encoding SufD family Fe-S cluster assembly protein: MKNAKNANYTQIDNETQIIQEKDVVIMTSPQAYETLDWSRQYFSQKPQEGYFIWVKKSLIDPLITNILICSQYVTQNAINLVVVEDNVSVEMHNTCAAKKQNLYGKHIGHTKMIVKENARAYVNHFHSWGENDTVNSSMELILKKDAQACLTQKCQRTPMTLRLENRNYLDENASLNYASTILAQQGKIDMYDDTYLNGKRANGISRVKMIAKNNTHLNAQSRMFANEAATGHLDCMGLLLCDDSSIVAIPELINQNKNASLTHEASVGKISDEVLNYLRSRGLTEDQAIDLVITGFLGEEEKIIIDDTIISSKVNM; encoded by the coding sequence ATGAAAAATGCAAAAAATGCGAACTATACTCAAATAGATAATGAAACCCAAATAATACAGGAAAAGGATGTAGTTATTATGACTAGTCCACAGGCCTATGAAACCCTTGATTGGAGTAGGCAATATTTTTCACAAAAACCCCAAGAGGGATATTTTATTTGGGTTAAAAAATCCTTGATTGATCCACTCATTACCAATATTTTAATATGCTCACAATATGTTACTCAAAATGCAATTAATTTGGTAGTAGTAGAAGACAATGTAAGTGTGGAGATGCATAATACCTGTGCTGCTAAAAAACAAAATTTATATGGGAAACATATAGGGCATACAAAGATGATCGTAAAGGAAAATGCTAGAGCCTATGTAAATCATTTTCATAGTTGGGGAGAGAATGATACGGTAAATTCCAGTATGGAGCTTATTTTAAAAAAAGATGCTCAGGCATGCCTTACACAAAAGTGCCAACGTACGCCTATGACCCTCAGACTTGAAAATCGTAATTATTTAGATGAAAATGCTTCCCTAAATTATGCATCAACCATATTAGCACAGCAGGGGAAGATAGATATGTATGATGATACCTATTTAAATGGGAAAAGGGCAAATGGGATATCAAGGGTCAAGATGATTGCAAAGAACAACACCCATTTAAATGCTCAAAGTAGGATGTTTGCTAATGAAGCGGCAACAGGTCATTTAGACTGTATGGGGCTTTTATTATGCGATGATTCAAGTATTGTTGCTATTCCTGAGCTTATAAACCAGAATAAAAATGCCTCACTTACCCATGAAGCTTCCGTAGGAAAGATCTCTGATGAGGTTTTAAACTATTTAAGAAGTAGAGGACTAACTGAGGATCAAGCTATAGATTTAGTTATAACAGGATTTTTAGGAGAAGAAGAAAAGATCATTATTGATGATACGATTATCTCATCTAAGGTTAATATGTAA
- a CDS encoding ATP-binding cassette domain-containing protein has product MSFLKIHNLSTEVDGKNVLKKVNLEIDKGQTHVLLGANASGKSTLLYTLMGFPQYRVLEGNITFNGKDITNMEIEERARLGIAAVYQNPPAINIKLSKLLDKISKKKVELKGIEDLMGREVNVGFSGGERKLSEVIQVISLNPDFIILDELDAGLDIENLERLCSMIKQDLADKAILLITHRGRALKFFKPDFAHVMLGGEIICSSKNWQRVWQTIEEDGYEKCKKCELYSNR; this is encoded by the coding sequence ATGAGCTTTTTGAAAATCCATAATTTATCCACGGAAGTAGATGGAAAGAATGTTTTAAAAAAAGTTAACTTAGAGATAGATAAAGGACAAACCCATGTTTTATTGGGGGCCAATGCTTCAGGTAAATCTACACTACTTTATACATTAATGGGATTTCCACAATATCGTGTTTTAGAGGGGAATATTACATTTAATGGAAAAGATATAACGAACATGGAGATAGAAGAAAGAGCAAGATTGGGAATTGCAGCTGTTTATCAGAACCCCCCTGCTATAAATATAAAACTATCTAAGCTTTTGGATAAGATATCTAAAAAAAAGGTGGAGTTAAAAGGAATTGAAGATCTCATGGGAAGAGAGGTAAATGTAGGGTTTTCTGGTGGAGAAAGAAAGTTATCTGAAGTCATTCAGGTCATTAGCTTAAATCCAGATTTTATAATTTTGGACGAATTGGATGCTGGATTAGATATAGAAAATCTTGAGAGATTGTGTTCTATGATAAAACAAGATTTAGCTGATAAAGCTATTCTTTTAATTACCCATAGGGGTAGGGCACTGAAATTTTTCAAGCCGGACTTCGCCCATGTTATGTTAGGAGGAGAAATTATCTGCTCATCTAAAAATTGGCAGAGGGTATGGCAAACAATAGAGGAGGATGGTTATGAAAAATGCAAAAAATGCGAACTATACTCAAATAGATAA
- a CDS encoding ABC transporter ATP-binding protein/permease has product MKSKKEWNFFRENLGSLIAVITSNLISNIPLGVFNIFLYRIIIELTIPVLTNNQINFTLLKQYRLWYVGVFIIYILLSMWSQTNNYVKAYTISSMLRIKMGDKLRKISLSFFKEKDPGDVTSRLLSDVQKMELIISRLLPDIAAGIIAPIILIIFLANVNMVLVGIMIASVVFASIFLFIARKIVVVLGQRHIKSITDTSSRVLEYFKTIKLLKSYDMIGDRFETMNEAMLNLKKMSFRTEVWTGIPIQIFLFCLDTGYLMMLLKAVHMCSMGTLTIEKLFSFAVIGYYFYEPIKTLGTMLVELRYMSISINRIGEILETKEPPYNEFREIPEGNHISFNNVTFGYNENNVLREVNCNLPERSMTALVGLSGSGKTTMTSLIARFWDVQSGEVLLGGVPLTELEPDKLLSKLSMVFQDVYLFNDTIANNIRVGNMNATDEEVKRASKLACCDEFIRNLPDKYDTLVSEGGSSLSGGEKQRISIARAILKNAPVVMLDEATASLDPENEAEIQEAIENLVKDKTVIVIAHRFKSIENANQILVLDKGAIIEKGTHKELVSSKGLYSRLWKEQQKARGWKMRAG; this is encoded by the coding sequence ATGAAAAGTAAGAAAGAATGGAATTTTTTCAGGGAAAATTTAGGAAGCCTCATTGCTGTGATAACCTCAAACCTTATTTCAAATATTCCTTTAGGTGTCTTCAATATATTTCTGTATAGGATTATCATAGAGCTTACAATTCCAGTATTGACTAATAATCAGATTAATTTTACCCTTTTAAAACAGTATAGATTGTGGTATGTTGGGGTGTTTATTATATATATTTTGCTTTCAATGTGGAGTCAGACCAATAATTATGTTAAGGCCTATACAATCTCTTCAATGCTTAGGATAAAGATGGGAGATAAACTTAGAAAGATTTCTCTAAGCTTCTTTAAGGAAAAGGATCCTGGAGATGTGACATCTAGGCTGCTCAGTGATGTCCAGAAAATGGAACTGATTATATCTCGTCTTCTACCGGACATAGCTGCGGGTATAATTGCCCCGATTATTCTTATTATTTTTCTAGCCAATGTTAATATGGTTCTAGTGGGAATAATGATAGCTTCAGTGGTTTTCGCCAGTATATTTCTTTTTATAGCACGTAAGATAGTAGTTGTTCTTGGACAAAGACATATAAAATCGATTACGGATACTTCCTCTAGGGTCCTTGAATACTTTAAAACCATTAAACTGCTTAAGTCCTATGATATGATTGGAGATAGATTTGAAACCATGAACGAAGCCATGCTAAATCTCAAAAAAATGAGCTTTCGTACTGAAGTTTGGACGGGGATTCCTATACAGATTTTCCTGTTTTGTCTGGATACGGGATATCTTATGATGCTGCTTAAGGCGGTTCATATGTGTTCCATGGGGACTCTTACCATTGAAAAATTATTTTCCTTTGCTGTTATAGGTTATTATTTCTATGAACCAATTAAAACCTTGGGAACGATGCTTGTTGAATTAAGATATATGTCAATATCAATTAATCGAATTGGGGAGATACTTGAGACAAAGGAACCTCCTTATAATGAATTTAGAGAAATTCCAGAGGGAAATCATATAAGTTTCAATAATGTCACATTTGGTTATAATGAAAATAATGTCTTAAGGGAAGTAAATTGTAATTTGCCAGAGCGGTCAATGACAGCACTTGTTGGCTTGTCAGGATCAGGTAAAACAACAATGACAAGCCTAATAGCACGGTTTTGGGATGTACAGTCAGGAGAAGTACTTCTAGGGGGAGTTCCCCTTACTGAACTTGAACCGGATAAATTGTTAAGTAAACTTTCTATGGTGTTTCAGGATGTTTATCTTTTCAACGATACCATAGCAAATAATATACGTGTTGGAAATATGAATGCTACCGATGAAGAAGTTAAAAGAGCATCAAAATTAGCATGTTGTGACGAGTTTATAAGGAATCTTCCAGATAAATACGATACCCTTGTAAGTGAAGGGGGAAGCTCTTTGTCTGGAGGGGAAAAACAACGAATTTCAATTGCCAGGGCTATTTTAAAGAATGCTCCCGTTGTAATGCTTGATGAAGCCACGGCTTCTCTTGATCCAGAGAATGAAGCGGAAATTCAAGAAGCTATTGAAAATCTAGTAAAGGATAAAACCGTAATAGTTATTGCCCATAGATTTAAGTCAATTGAGAATGCTAATCAGATCCTAGTTCTTGATAAAGGAGCTATAATTGAAAAAGGTACCCATAAAGAATTGGTTAGCTCTAAGGGGCTATATTCTAGACTTTGGAAGGAACAGCAAAAAGCTAGGGGATGGAAGATGCGGGCAGGGTAA
- a CDS encoding ABC transporter ATP-binding protein/permease, with the protein MKLLLNLIKEKRLPITICVILASLGSILLIVPFALIFKIVDYYLQFGIKASTEPVLRWLGIAFLALVLRYGLIISSFVFSHIAAFDLLYNIRVRLTKHIGTLPMGFWGKKNSGQMLKIVQEDVESIENFVSHNFPDIAAGLVLPFATLIYLFTVDWRLALAAAIPLPLSILIVYMMWNGILTGQNRKELTMKYHKSIENMHSNMIQFVQGMPVVKVFNLTVDSFKKLKESILSYCEIVTVWSKGVSPYRAVLTTVVLGGGIFILPLGIYLLQAGKVDVATIILFLLLGTGCCKGLINAIMITSRMELIIAGIKRINDVFSVQPLFEPVMPKLPQKYDIELKNVGFRYSENGPAILKDINMTLPEGSFTALVGPSGAGKTTLINIIARMWEVTEGDICIGGVSVKDMGTKGNTEIVGTVFQDVQMLTDTVRANICMGNINASQQEIERAAKAAACHKFIMKLPNGYDTLIGDGGEVHLSGGEKQRIALARVVLKNTPIILLDEATAYADAENETMMQEAISKLMYNKTVIVIAHRLSTVVKADNIFVINKGDVAESGTHQELLELNGLYNKMWNAHIRSKNWNMTKKEGLA; encoded by the coding sequence ATGAAACTTCTTTTAAATTTAATTAAGGAGAAAAGACTTCCTATTACTATATGCGTTATACTTGCTTCTTTAGGGTCCATATTGCTTATAGTACCATTTGCTTTGATTTTTAAAATAGTTGATTACTATTTACAGTTTGGTATCAAAGCATCGACGGAACCAGTTTTAAGATGGCTAGGGATTGCTTTTTTAGCACTTGTTTTACGATATGGGTTGATTATCTCATCCTTTGTGTTTAGTCATATAGCGGCATTCGATTTGCTTTACAATATTCGTGTACGTCTTACTAAGCATATTGGAACACTTCCAATGGGATTTTGGGGCAAGAAAAATTCTGGGCAAATGCTTAAGATTGTTCAGGAGGATGTGGAGTCGATAGAGAATTTTGTTTCACATAATTTTCCCGATATTGCTGCGGGACTTGTATTACCCTTTGCAACTCTGATTTATCTTTTCACTGTTGATTGGCGCCTGGCCTTGGCTGCTGCCATTCCATTACCCTTAAGTATTCTCATTGTTTACATGATGTGGAATGGTATTCTTACGGGGCAAAATCGTAAAGAATTAACTATGAAATATCACAAATCCATAGAGAATATGCATTCAAATATGATTCAGTTTGTTCAAGGTATGCCCGTTGTTAAGGTTTTTAATCTTACAGTGGATTCTTTTAAGAAGCTTAAGGAATCCATACTTAGTTACTGTGAAATTGTAACCGTGTGGTCTAAGGGAGTTTCTCCCTATAGAGCTGTACTTACAACCGTTGTACTTGGTGGAGGAATTTTTATTCTCCCCCTTGGGATTTATTTATTGCAGGCCGGAAAGGTTGATGTTGCTACTATAATTCTTTTCTTGCTTCTTGGTACTGGATGCTGTAAGGGATTAATTAATGCAATCATGATCACATCACGGATGGAGCTTATAATTGCTGGAATAAAGCGTATCAATGATGTATTTTCTGTACAGCCTCTTTTTGAACCTGTAATGCCTAAGCTCCCTCAGAAATATGATATAGAACTCAAAAACGTGGGCTTTCGCTATAGTGAAAATGGGCCTGCTATTTTGAAGGATATAAATATGACTTTACCGGAAGGATCTTTTACGGCACTTGTTGGGCCTTCTGGTGCAGGAAAAACCACCCTTATTAATATTATAGCTAGAATGTGGGAGGTTACTGAGGGAGACATTTGTATCGGTGGGGTCTCAGTAAAAGATATGGGAACAAAGGGAAACACTGAAATTGTGGGAACGGTTTTTCAAGATGTACAGATGCTTACTGATACTGTTAGGGCAAATATATGCATGGGAAATATTAACGCTTCTCAACAGGAAATTGAAAGGGCCGCAAAGGCAGCTGCGTGTCATAAATTCATAATGAAGTTACCAAATGGCTATGATACGTTAATTGGTGATGGAGGAGAGGTTCATCTGAGTGGAGGAGAAAAGCAGAGGATTGCTTTAGCTAGAGTTGTGCTTAAAAATACTCCTATTATTCTTCTCGACGAAGCGACTGCCTACGCCGATGCAGAAAATGAGACAATGATGCAAGAGGCGATTTCAAAGCTTATGTATAACAAGACTGTGATTGTAATTGCACATAGGCTTTCTACAGTTGTTAAAGCAGATAATATCTTTGTTATCAACAAAGGTGATGTAGCTGAAAGTGGTACACATCAAGAACTTTTAGAATTAAATGGGCTATACAATAAAATGTGGAATGCTCATATAAGATCGAAAAATTGGAATATGACTAAAAAGGAGGGTTTAGCATGA
- a CDS encoding class I SAM-dependent methyltransferase, which translates to MHNGNICKGEHGFRGNRNRRGPSSFSMQHPSLVFSELKLKAGEIFLDMGCGAGDYTIEAAKRLGDSGVVYALDVWKELINNLANEVDSNGLKNIKPMVADITDKLPIEDNSVDICFIATVLHAIDIGKTKNNVFSEIHRVLKPNGRLAIIECKKEERHFGPPIHMRLSPQELEALTLQYGFKKTDLVDLGYNYMLQLTVK; encoded by the coding sequence ATGCATAACGGAAATATATGCAAAGGTGAGCATGGTTTTAGAGGAAATAGAAATAGACGGGGACCAAGTAGCTTCTCAATGCAGCACCCCAGCCTTGTTTTCAGTGAGCTTAAGCTTAAAGCTGGAGAGATTTTTCTTGATATGGGCTGTGGAGCAGGAGATTATACAATTGAGGCTGCTAAAAGACTAGGGGATTCGGGAGTAGTATATGCTTTAGATGTATGGAAAGAATTGATCAACAATTTAGCAAATGAAGTTGATTCTAATGGGTTGAAGAACATCAAGCCAATGGTTGCTGATATTACTGATAAATTACCAATTGAGGATAACAGTGTTGATATTTGTTTTATAGCTACGGTGTTACATGCAATTGATATTGGTAAAACCAAAAACAATGTATTTAGTGAAATTCATCGAGTCTTAAAACCCAATGGACGTTTAGCGATCATTGAGTGCAAAAAAGAAGAGCGTCATTTTGGGCCGCCAATACATATGCGTTTGTCACCCCAAGAACTAGAAGCTTTGACATTGCAATATGGTTTTAAAAAGACTGATTTAGTGGATCTTGGATATAACTATATGCTCCAATTAACTGTTAAATAA